Proteins from a single region of Actinomycetota bacterium:
- the pdxS gene encoding pyridoxal 5'-phosphate synthase lyase subunit PdxS: MADIQRETGGVRVKRGLAEMLKGGVIMDVTTAEQARIAEDAGAVAVMALERVPADIRAEGGVVRMADPEKVAEIVESVSIPVMAKCRIGHFVEAQVLQSLGVDYIDESEVLTPADEANHVNKWNFDVPFVCGATNLGEALRRLGEGAAMIRSKGEAGTGNVVEAVRHMRSITSSIKKLSVLGAEELMSEAKELRAPYELVREIAETGRFPVVLFTAGGIATPADAALMMQLGADGVFVGSGIFKSGDPAARARAIVEATTHFEDPDLVAKVSRGLGEAMVGINIADIPQESRLATRGW, from the coding sequence ATGGCCGATATCCAGAGAGAAACCGGCGGCGTGCGCGTGAAGCGCGGGCTCGCAGAGATGCTCAAGGGCGGCGTCATCATGGACGTCACGACCGCGGAGCAGGCGCGTATCGCGGAGGACGCCGGCGCCGTTGCGGTGATGGCGCTGGAGCGGGTGCCGGCCGACATCAGGGCCGAGGGCGGCGTCGTCCGCATGGCCGACCCCGAGAAGGTGGCCGAGATCGTCGAGTCGGTCTCGATCCCTGTCATGGCGAAGTGTCGCATCGGTCACTTCGTCGAGGCCCAGGTGCTGCAGTCACTCGGCGTTGACTACATCGACGAGTCCGAGGTGCTGACGCCGGCTGACGAGGCGAACCACGTGAACAAGTGGAACTTCGACGTTCCCTTCGTGTGCGGCGCGACCAACCTGGGCGAGGCGTTGCGGCGGCTGGGCGAGGGGGCCGCGATGATCCGCTCGAAGGGGGAGGCCGGAACCGGCAACGTCGTGGAGGCCGTTCGTCACATGCGTTCGATCACATCGTCGATCAAGAAGCTGTCTGTTCTGGGGGCCGAGGAGCTGATGAGCGAGGCGAAGGAGCTGCGAGCTCCGTACGAGCTCGTACGAGAGATCGCCGAGACCGGCAGGTTCCCCGTCGTGCTCTTCACCGCCGGCGGGATCGCCACGCCTGCGGACGCCGCTCTGATGATGCAGCTTGGCGCCGATGGGGTGTTCGTCGGCTCCGGGATATTCAAGTCTGGAGACCCCGCGGCGCGAGCACGCGCCATCGTCGAGGCGACCACGCACTTCGAGGATCCGGACCTCGTCGCCAAGGTCTCGCGGGGGCTCGGCGAGGCGATGGTGGGCATCAACATCGCCGACATCCCACAAGAGAGCCGGCTCGCCACGCGCGGTTGGTAG
- a CDS encoding YebC/PmpR family DNA-binding transcriptional regulator, whose translation MSGHSKWSTIKRKKGAVDAQRAKVWSKLLRFVEVAAREGGGIIENNPTLATAVQKAKQASVPNDNIQRAIKRGTGELQGESYEETSYEGYGPAGVALLVHCLTNNRNRSSQDVRAAFNGAGGKLAEPGAVAWMFEPKGVVIVPSDSASEDDVFLVAADAGAEDVRASDGSFEVVTPPEAIKAVREALEGAGIEVESSEVTQLPKTTVELDESDAKKVLNLVDALEDLDDVQDVYANFDIPDHVLAAVAS comes from the coding sequence GTGTCCGGCCACTCCAAATGGTCCACGATCAAGCGCAAGAAGGGCGCCGTCGACGCGCAGCGCGCCAAGGTGTGGAGCAAGCTCTTGCGGTTCGTCGAGGTCGCAGCACGCGAGGGCGGCGGGATCATCGAGAACAATCCCACGCTGGCCACGGCGGTGCAGAAGGCGAAGCAGGCATCGGTGCCGAACGACAACATCCAGCGCGCGATCAAGCGCGGGACGGGTGAGCTACAGGGGGAGTCATACGAAGAGACCTCCTACGAGGGCTACGGTCCCGCCGGCGTCGCGCTGCTGGTTCACTGCCTGACGAACAATCGGAACCGCTCCTCCCAGGACGTGCGCGCCGCCTTCAACGGCGCCGGCGGGAAGCTAGCGGAGCCGGGGGCGGTCGCGTGGATGTTCGAGCCCAAGGGCGTGGTGATCGTCCCGAGCGACAGCGCCAGCGAGGACGACGTGTTTCTCGTGGCGGCCGACGCGGGGGCCGAGGACGTACGGGCGAGCGATGGTTCGTTCGAGGTGGTGACGCCGCCGGAGGCGATCAAGGCCGTCCGAGAGGCTCTCGAGGGTGCGGGGATCGAGGTCGAGTCCAGCGAGGTGACGCAGCTACCGAAGACGACCGTCGAGCTGGACGAGAGCGATGCGAAGAAGGTCTTGAACCTGGTCGACGCGCTGGAGGACCTTGACGACGTGCAAGACGTCTACGCGAACTTCGACATCCCCGACCATGTCCTCGCCGCAGTCGCTTCCTGA
- a CDS encoding DUF3048 domain-containing protein codes for MTTTAKRGIAIGGGVVVLAVVAFLLMGNREGGPLSAVANLVDPEPAVCPLTGVEPDKEALLARPAVAVKIENNPVAYPLSGLEEAEIVYEELVEGGQTRFMALYHCTDAAKAGPVRSAREVDAAIMTPITRILAAAGGNAAVRSTLSESGIVLVDETDSGEAMQRIPREGISMEHTLYADTVGLRKLGRKEFDEPPPEELFRFGELEGKAKKAKTISIEFGAASSSYQWDGDGWLRFDEGQPLMSETGEQIKVDNVIIEEHTIDYSEITDVTGAASTIIRDVTGTGRAVLFRDGRAIKGSWERETVEGPVRFVTAAGDDMVLAPGTTWIELVPGKDGEAKGSFSYAKS; via the coding sequence GTGACGACGACGGCCAAGCGCGGGATAGCGATAGGAGGAGGCGTCGTCGTTCTGGCGGTGGTCGCCTTTCTGCTCATGGGTAACAGAGAGGGAGGACCGCTCAGCGCGGTGGCGAACCTCGTCGATCCCGAGCCCGCCGTGTGTCCGCTGACGGGGGTCGAACCCGATAAGGAAGCGCTGCTCGCGCGCCCCGCGGTTGCCGTGAAGATCGAGAACAACCCGGTCGCATATCCGCTGTCGGGGCTCGAGGAGGCCGAGATCGTCTACGAGGAGCTGGTCGAGGGCGGCCAGACCCGATTCATGGCGCTCTACCACTGCACCGACGCGGCCAAGGCCGGCCCGGTCCGCAGCGCGCGCGAGGTGGACGCCGCGATCATGACGCCGATCACGCGCATCCTGGCCGCCGCCGGAGGCAACGCCGCGGTCCGCAGCACGTTGTCCGAGAGCGGCATCGTCTTGGTCGACGAGACCGATTCGGGGGAAGCGATGCAGCGCATCCCGCGCGAGGGCATCAGCATGGAGCACACGCTGTATGCCGACACCGTCGGGCTCCGCAAGCTCGGCCGCAAGGAGTTCGACGAGCCGCCGCCCGAGGAGCTCTTCCGGTTCGGCGAGCTGGAGGGGAAGGCGAAGAAGGCCAAGACGATCTCGATCGAGTTCGGCGCCGCGTCCTCGAGCTATCAGTGGGACGGCGACGGTTGGCTGCGCTTCGACGAGGGCCAGCCTCTGATGAGCGAGACCGGCGAGCAGATCAAAGTCGACAACGTGATCATCGAAGAACACACGATCGACTACTCCGAGATCACCGACGTCACCGGCGCGGCCTCCACGATCATCAGAGACGTGACCGGGACGGGGCGCGCCGTGTTGTTCCGCGACGGTCGCGCCATCAAGGGGTCATGGGAGCGCGAGACGGTGGAGGGGCCGGTCCGGTTCGTGACCGCGGCCGGCGACGACATGGTGCTCGCGCCCGGGACAACGTGGATCGAGCTGGTTCCGGGCAAGGACGGCGAGGCCAAGGGATCGTTCTCATATGCCAAGAGCTAG
- the pdxT gene encoding pyridoxal 5'-phosphate synthase glutaminase subunit PdxT yields MKVGVLGLQGDVREHVRALDAVGATPSVVKRTDQLAEVDALVLPGGESTTIGKLLDRYELIAPLRERVARGMPLYGTCAGAILMAADIAGAHDAPHRLAVLDICVRRNGYGRQLDSFEADLDIDGLDGAFRAVFIRAPIVESCGDGVEVLAEVDGHPVLVRQGRLLASTFHPEMTPDARVHDMFVNEIATER; encoded by the coding sequence ATGAAGGTAGGCGTCCTCGGTCTCCAAGGAGATGTGCGCGAGCACGTGAGGGCGCTCGACGCGGTCGGCGCGACGCCATCGGTGGTGAAGCGGACGGACCAGCTGGCGGAGGTCGACGCGTTGGTGTTGCCTGGAGGCGAATCGACGACGATCGGCAAGCTCCTCGACCGCTACGAGCTGATCGCGCCGCTGCGGGAGCGGGTCGCCCGGGGGATGCCGCTGTATGGGACCTGTGCCGGCGCGATCCTGATGGCCGCCGACATCGCCGGCGCCCATGACGCGCCCCATCGACTGGCCGTGCTCGACATATGCGTGCGCCGCAACGGCTACGGGCGCCAGCTCGACTCCTTCGAGGCAGACCTCGACATCGACGGTCTCGACGGCGCCTTCCGCGCGGTCTTCATCCGAGCGCCGATAGTCGAGTCGTGTGGCGACGGCGTCGAGGTGCTGGCGGAGGTGGACGGGCATCCGGTGCTCGTGCGACAGGGACGTTTGCTCGCCTCCACCTTCCATCCGGAGATGACGCCGGACGCTAGGGTTCACGACATGTTCGTGAACGAGATAGCGACGGAGCGGTAG
- a CDS encoding phosphodiester glycosidase family protein — protein sequence MRGRTTGAVAVAAALVLAASIAVMPSPPRASAAGRYRVTGERVAPGLRLLRIRDSRGPNRIRVLKLNLDSSLTLDMELANDEIPGHETTSSMAARNGAIAAINGDYTLLPSDPLQGRPVHMFAQNAELVTSPLLYGRNFALSHDEQTVYIGHPKYDAWLTQQETAETWEVAAWNEVPAEFGEFSVYTMTGGWNHKPPLNACSARLMPSGAPALRLEQTSVEQSFSVSAVVCRSRRLGRRGGTVISAPWGSAEGKQIKAGLTVGEQVTLGWTTGWRGVDETIGGNPTLLESGVMTAEDCNDSYFCDRNPRTGIGINANGKILLVTVDGRQERSVGMTPVEFARLFQYLGATSALNLDGGGSTTMWARGRVVNRYSGETERPVGSAILVVGEVPEPAPAPTISPAPEPTELGTSSADPVASRCDQLRDPASTGGLLDYLAKKNGTNTLFTGQLRRALEVYRGETGCESVRTGN from the coding sequence GTGAGGGGAAGAACAACCGGCGCCGTCGCGGTCGCGGCCGCGTTGGTGCTGGCCGCGTCGATCGCGGTGATGCCATCGCCTCCGCGCGCGAGCGCGGCAGGACGCTACCGGGTCACGGGCGAACGGGTCGCGCCCGGGCTCCGGCTCCTACGTATCCGTGACTCGAGGGGCCCGAACCGCATCCGCGTCCTCAAGCTCAACCTGGACAGCAGCCTGACGCTAGACATGGAGCTTGCCAACGACGAGATCCCGGGTCACGAGACCACGAGCTCGATGGCGGCGCGCAACGGCGCGATCGCGGCGATCAACGGCGACTACACGTTGCTGCCCAGCGATCCGCTTCAGGGCAGGCCGGTTCACATGTTCGCTCAGAACGCGGAGCTCGTGACCTCACCGCTTCTTTACGGACGGAACTTCGCTCTGTCACACGACGAACAGACCGTCTACATCGGCCACCCGAAGTACGACGCATGGCTGACGCAGCAAGAGACGGCGGAGACGTGGGAGGTGGCGGCCTGGAACGAGGTTCCCGCGGAGTTCGGCGAGTTCTCCGTCTACACGATGACGGGCGGCTGGAACCACAAGCCGCCGCTCAACGCGTGTTCGGCGCGGCTCATGCCGTCAGGCGCGCCGGCGTTACGCCTCGAGCAGACGTCGGTCGAGCAGAGCTTCAGCGTGAGCGCGGTGGTGTGCCGTTCGAGGCGGCTCGGTCGCCGCGGGGGAACCGTGATCTCCGCGCCCTGGGGCAGCGCCGAGGGAAAGCAGATAAAGGCAGGGCTCACCGTGGGTGAGCAGGTCACCTTGGGGTGGACCACGGGATGGCGGGGCGTGGACGAGACGATCGGAGGGAACCCGACGTTGTTGGAGAGCGGCGTGATGACGGCCGAGGACTGCAACGACTCGTACTTCTGCGACCGGAACCCGCGCACGGGCATCGGCATCAACGCGAACGGCAAGATCTTGTTGGTCACCGTCGACGGGCGCCAGGAGCGGTCGGTCGGGATGACCCCGGTCGAGTTCGCCCGGCTGTTCCAGTACCTCGGCGCCACGTCGGCCCTGAACCTCGACGGCGGCGGCTCGACCACCATGTGGGCGCGCGGACGCGTGGTGAACCGGTACTCGGGAGAAACCGAGCGCCCCGTCGGTTCCGCGATCCTGGTCGTCGGCGAGGTCCCGGAGCCTGCACCCGCGCCGACCATCTCGCCCGCGCCGGAGCCGACCGAGCTCGGTACCTCGTCGGCGGATCCCGTAGCGTCGCGGTGCGACCAGCTACGGGACCCGGCCTCGACAGGCGGTCTCTTGGACTACCTCGCGAAGAAGAACGGCACGAACACGCTCTTCACCGGCCAGCTGCGGCGCGCTCTCGAGGTCTACCGAGGCGAGACCGGATGCGAGTCGGTTCGCACCGGCAACTGA
- the murJ gene encoding murein biosynthesis integral membrane protein MurJ: protein MASAETPDRVEQRRGLGRSTAAMTLGTVISRATGVVRLAVVVATLGVAETRLADSYNLANSAPNILYELVLGGLITAVFVPVFVELLQGADRDLAWRNVSGIVNWSLLALAVLAVVGVLAAPWIAEVYASRLEGQEAVHQQRVITFLLRLFIPQVVLYGIYFMGAALLNAHRRFALPMFTPILNNIVLIGVLIVFNARYGPVDLASVTTPQLLLLGLGTTASVAPMGLMLLPAVARLGGYRFTLHVERAMVRKLVRLSLYIGGTVAANQVGFVVVQWLANGRQGGFTAYIAAFTFFLLPIGLFVWSLTTALAPSMSASALSQSWAEFKEDLSIGLRATLFLMLPATAGFLVLAQPLVEAFLEHGIVTGGSTRLIVDVLTFLALGLVQFSLFQLLTRAFYSMQDGRTPFWINAAVIGLNIAINLPMYRWLGVPGLAAGHAAAYSVGVFLLVRSLSRRVGDLGLRKLLDSFLRTAAATAAMAVLVTVTREIVAATVGSEGTVGSSVTLVAGALVGALAYLFFASALRVEELNFVKDLLVRRRRADAQLQSS from the coding sequence GTGGCTTCGGCCGAGACACCCGATCGGGTAGAGCAACGGCGGGGCCTGGGCCGTTCCACCGCCGCGATGACGCTCGGTACCGTCATCTCCCGCGCGACCGGTGTCGTGAGGCTGGCGGTGGTGGTGGCGACGTTGGGCGTGGCGGAGACGCGGCTCGCCGACAGCTACAACCTCGCGAACTCGGCCCCCAACATCCTTTACGAGCTCGTGCTCGGAGGCCTGATCACGGCGGTGTTCGTTCCGGTGTTCGTGGAGTTGCTCCAGGGCGCGGATCGCGACCTCGCGTGGCGCAACGTCAGCGGCATCGTCAACTGGTCGTTGCTCGCGCTGGCGGTGCTGGCGGTCGTGGGGGTGCTCGCGGCCCCCTGGATCGCGGAGGTCTACGCCAGCCGCCTGGAGGGGCAGGAGGCCGTGCACCAGCAACGGGTGATCACGTTCTTGTTGCGCTTGTTCATCCCACAGGTGGTGCTCTACGGCATCTACTTCATGGGGGCCGCGCTTCTGAACGCGCACCGGCGCTTCGCTCTGCCGATGTTCACGCCGATCCTCAACAACATCGTGCTGATCGGGGTACTGATCGTGTTCAACGCCCGCTACGGACCCGTCGACCTGGCCTCGGTTACGACTCCTCAGCTACTTCTGTTGGGGCTTGGGACGACTGCCAGCGTGGCGCCGATGGGGTTGATGCTCCTGCCGGCGGTGGCGCGGCTGGGTGGCTACCGGTTCACTCTGCACGTAGAGCGCGCGATGGTCCGCAAGCTGGTGCGGTTGTCGCTCTATATCGGGGGGACCGTGGCGGCCAACCAGGTCGGTTTCGTCGTGGTTCAGTGGCTGGCGAACGGCCGCCAGGGCGGCTTCACCGCTTACATCGCCGCGTTCACGTTCTTCTTGCTTCCGATCGGGTTGTTCGTGTGGTCCCTGACCACCGCGCTCGCGCCATCGATGAGCGCCAGCGCGCTGTCGCAGAGCTGGGCGGAGTTCAAGGAAGACCTCTCTATCGGGCTGCGCGCGACGTTGTTCCTGATGCTGCCCGCGACCGCGGGCTTCCTCGTCCTGGCGCAACCTCTGGTCGAAGCGTTCCTAGAGCACGGCATCGTCACCGGCGGCTCTACGCGGCTGATCGTGGACGTGCTGACGTTCCTCGCGTTGGGGCTGGTCCAGTTCTCTCTCTTCCAGCTCCTGACGCGCGCCTTCTATTCGATGCAAGACGGGCGCACGCCGTTCTGGATCAACGCGGCCGTGATCGGCCTGAACATCGCGATCAACCTGCCCATGTATCGGTGGCTCGGGGTCCCCGGCCTGGCGGCCGGACACGCGGCTGCATACAGCGTCGGGGTCTTCCTGCTAGTGCGGTCGCTGTCGCGCCGGGTAGGCGACCTCGGCCTCCGCAAGCTGCTGGACTCCTTCCTTCGAACGGCTGCCGCGACGGCCGCTATGGCGGTGCTGGTTACGGTGACGCGGGAGATCGTGGCGGCTACGGTCGGCTCCGAGGGGACGGTCGGATCCTCCGTCACACTCGTCGCGGGCGCGCTCGTCGGAGCCCTCGCCTACCTCTTCTTCGCGAGCGCGTTGCGGGTCGAGGAGCTGAACTTCGTCAAGGACCTGCTGGTTCGGCGCCGGCGCGCGGACGCGCAGCTTCAATCGTCGTAG
- a CDS encoding sulfotransferase, with translation MRVGSHRQLRSHDPILVTGSHRSGTTWVGRMLCASGEAAYIHEPFCPNRSPGWITEPLPYWYMYISPENESPYLPGVRRVLQLRYPVARSLVASRSARDVARQLPEIPRGLSYRVRGLRPLLKDPFALFSSEWLADRFRVRPVIMIRKPVAFVSSIKRLNWGFDYEQNWLAQPALMRDHLGGHEGSFRGYQGEVDLVKEGIVMWNAIYDFVRALEARRPEFLYVKYEELAAEPVAGFEKLYAGLGLTWDEDARARVADFSDSTNPKDVSTRDRRAIKRDSRAAAETWRQRLSPEEIERVERETAAVAAHFYDD, from the coding sequence ATGCGAGTCGGTTCGCACCGGCAACTGAGGTCGCACGACCCGATCCTCGTCACGGGATCGCACCGCTCCGGCACGACGTGGGTAGGCCGGATGCTGTGTGCATCGGGAGAGGCCGCGTACATCCACGAACCCTTCTGCCCCAACCGCTCGCCGGGGTGGATCACCGAGCCGCTCCCCTATTGGTACATGTACATCTCGCCCGAGAACGAGAGTCCGTACCTGCCCGGCGTCCGGCGCGTCCTCCAACTGCGCTACCCCGTCGCGCGCTCGCTCGTCGCGTCGCGCAGCGCGAGAGACGTAGCGCGCCAGCTGCCCGAGATCCCGCGCGGCCTGAGCTATCGCGTCCGTGGTTTGCGACCGCTCCTGAAGGACCCCTTCGCCCTGTTCTCCTCGGAGTGGTTGGCGGATCGCTTCCGCGTACGGCCCGTGATCATGATCCGGAAGCCGGTCGCGTTCGTCAGCAGCATCAAGCGCCTTAACTGGGGCTTCGACTACGAACAGAATTGGCTCGCGCAGCCCGCGCTGATGCGAGACCACCTCGGTGGCCACGAGGGTTCGTTCCGGGGCTACCAGGGCGAGGTGGACCTCGTCAAAGAGGGGATCGTCATGTGGAACGCTATCTACGACTTCGTCCGCGCCCTGGAGGCGCGACGCCCGGAGTTCCTCTACGTGAAGTACGAGGAGCTCGCTGCAGAGCCGGTCGCAGGGTTCGAGAAGCTCTATGCCGGGCTCGGGCTGACATGGGACGAGGACGCGCGGGCGCGGGTCGCCGACTTCAGCGACAGCACGAACCCAAAAGACGTCTCGACGCGCGACCGCCGAGCCATCAAGCGCGACAGCAGGGCGGCCGCCGAGACGTGGAGGCAGAGGCTGTCGCCCGAGGAGATCGAACGGGTGGAGCGAGAAACCGCGGCGGTCGCCGCACACTTCTACGACGATTGA
- a CDS encoding serine O-acetyltransferase, translating to MGEPTRMPGTPPRGLRGDVARLFSARGTHGGRPSLWLALQRAITRPGPLAIVLYRLSHRLWVSGLRTPAEIVWRLNLFLTGADIHPGAEIGGGLRLTHTSGLVIGSGARVGSNVTLLHEVTLGGSSRGFFDEGFTDGFPEVGDDTKIGAGAKLLGPIRVGKGCFIGANAVVAKDVADGEVVTAGREASSLVRRIEQLEEELRSLRDVVARGDAAGPDA from the coding sequence ATGGGAGAGCCGACACGGATGCCGGGCACGCCGCCGCGTGGGTTGCGCGGCGACGTCGCGAGGCTCTTCTCCGCACGAGGCACGCACGGGGGTCGGCCGTCGCTGTGGCTTGCGCTCCAGCGCGCGATCACGCGCCCGGGCCCGCTGGCGATCGTGCTGTACCGGTTGTCGCACCGTCTGTGGGTGAGCGGGCTGCGAACGCCCGCCGAGATCGTGTGGAGGCTGAACCTGTTCCTCACCGGAGCGGACATCCACCCGGGCGCCGAGATCGGCGGCGGTCTTCGCCTGACACATACGAGCGGACTCGTGATCGGAAGCGGCGCCAGGGTCGGGAGCAACGTCACGTTGCTACACGAGGTGACTCTGGGCGGCTCCTCGCGCGGCTTCTTCGACGAGGGCTTCACGGACGGGTTCCCCGAGGTGGGCGACGACACCAAGATCGGTGCGGGTGCGAAGCTCCTCGGACCCATCCGAGTCGGCAAGGGGTGCTTCATCGGCGCCAACGCGGTGGTGGCCAAAGACGTCGCCGACGGCGAGGTCGTGACTGCCGGCCGCGAGGCATCGTCGCTCGTTCGGAGGATCGAACAGCTCGAGGAGGAGCTGAGATCACTTCGAGACGTCGTGGCGCGCGGGGACGCGGCCGGACCCGACGCGTAG
- a CDS encoding M48 family metalloprotease, with protein sequence MSTTSVAPAARRRLPDWGAPDPVYPRRNRTALLALVTLPALLVALVIGVLTGLAWLAALLAGAWVLKTCGDAFARDPLMLRMLRARRIDPGEAPRLQNVARGLAGDLGVPPPHLYLIPDGGANALVRKGGRGGVIAVTSSLLEHFTRTELEAVIAHCLARLHSAYFVYSNLAARWTDLGAGLAPRVGTSDDVRAAALTRYPPALVAALQKSDPRIKRYAPLWFVADAPSHDPIDVRVAAISEL encoded by the coding sequence ATGAGCACCACGTCGGTGGCGCCTGCGGCGCGCCGTCGGTTGCCTGATTGGGGCGCGCCGGACCCCGTGTACCCCCGCCGCAACCGCACGGCGCTGCTGGCGCTCGTGACTCTGCCGGCGCTCCTCGTGGCGCTCGTGATCGGTGTCCTTACGGGGCTCGCCTGGCTCGCCGCCCTTCTCGCCGGCGCGTGGGTCCTGAAGACGTGCGGCGATGCGTTCGCGCGGGACCCCCTGATGTTGCGGATGTTGAGGGCCCGTCGGATCGACCCGGGCGAGGCACCTCGTCTGCAGAACGTCGCTCGCGGGCTGGCGGGCGACCTCGGGGTCCCTCCGCCCCATCTCTACCTGATCCCCGACGGCGGAGCCAACGCGCTCGTGCGGAAGGGCGGGCGAGGAGGCGTCATAGCCGTGACCTCTTCGCTGCTCGAGCACTTCACCCGCACCGAGCTGGAGGCGGTCATCGCGCACTGCCTCGCCCGCCTGCACTCCGCCTACTTCGTCTACTCCAACCTCGCGGCCCGATGGACGGATCTGGGGGCAGGGCTCGCGCCACGGGTGGGCACCTCAGACGACGTCCGGGCCGCGGCCTTGACGCGCTATCCACCGGCGCTGGTCGCCGCTCTTCAGAAGAGCGATCCCCGGATCAAGAGGTACGCGCCGCTGTGGTTCGTGGCGGATGCACCTTCGCACGACCCCATCGACGTCCGCGTCGCCGCGATCTCGGAATTGTGA
- a CDS encoding DsrE family protein, translating into MLVHVTKGPEDPTRAALAFLVAKAAVADGHDVSMFLAADAVQLLRDPVLDSLTGVGTGSLRESYDAVVSGGGRFYLSGMSSKARGVSAQDLEGKPAEMAMPDVLVRLSFESDVVLSY; encoded by the coding sequence ATGCTCGTCCACGTCACGAAGGGTCCCGAGGACCCGACCCGAGCGGCACTTGCTTTCCTGGTTGCGAAGGCCGCGGTGGCGGACGGTCACGACGTATCCATGTTCCTCGCGGCGGATGCGGTCCAACTCCTGCGCGACCCGGTTCTCGACTCGCTGACCGGGGTCGGGACGGGGTCTCTGCGCGAGTCCTACGACGCGGTCGTTTCCGGCGGAGGGCGCTTCTATCTGTCGGGCATGTCCAGCAAGGCGCGCGGGGTGTCGGCGCAAGACCTGGAGGGGAAGCCCGCGGAGATGGCGATGCCGGACGTGCTCGTGAGGCTCAGCTTCGAGAGCGACGTCGTCCTCTCTTACTAG
- a CDS encoding DUF3048 domain-containing protein, which produces MPRARGLRGVAAIATALVALGACSGDAAPEAAPETPVPAPSPTPDPKCPLTGLDAKSPALVERPAVAIKVENAPIAYPLSGLEDAEIVFEELVEGGVTRFMAIYHCTDAKKVGPVRSARAVDPGIMIPITRILGAAGGNDIVRKELEKAKVVVLDERKSNPGLRRIPRPGIALEHTLYANSGVIRKLGQKRFDEPPQTNFEFGPLQGKAKKTRNVTINFGGESTVGYTWSKGEWKRFDNGSPLLAEGGGQIGVDNVVIEQHTINNSRTIVDVGGNPSIEIKDQTGKGSAVLLRDGKAIHGRWIRKRLKAPVRFVTTRGDTMVFAPGTIWVELVPDRKGEIKGSFSLK; this is translated from the coding sequence ATGCCAAGAGCTAGAGGTCTGCGCGGGGTGGCCGCCATCGCCACGGCTCTCGTCGCTCTCGGTGCCTGCAGCGGAGACGCGGCGCCGGAGGCCGCGCCGGAGACGCCGGTGCCCGCCCCGAGCCCAACTCCGGACCCGAAGTGCCCGCTGACCGGTCTAGACGCGAAGAGCCCGGCGTTGGTCGAGCGCCCCGCGGTTGCCATCAAGGTCGAGAACGCCCCGATCGCGTACCCGCTGTCGGGCCTCGAGGACGCCGAGATCGTGTTCGAGGAGCTCGTCGAGGGCGGGGTCACGCGGTTCATGGCCATCTACCACTGCACCGACGCGAAGAAGGTCGGGCCGGTCCGCAGCGCCCGCGCGGTCGACCCGGGGATCATGATCCCGATCACTCGCATCCTCGGCGCGGCGGGCGGAAACGACATCGTGCGGAAAGAGCTGGAGAAAGCAAAGGTCGTCGTCCTCGACGAGCGGAAGTCGAACCCCGGGCTGCGCCGGATCCCGCGTCCGGGGATCGCGCTCGAGCACACGCTCTACGCGAACAGCGGAGTGATCCGGAAGCTTGGCCAGAAGCGCTTCGATGAGCCTCCACAGACCAACTTCGAGTTCGGTCCTCTCCAAGGGAAGGCGAAGAAGACCCGCAACGTCACGATCAACTTCGGAGGAGAGTCCACCGTCGGCTACACGTGGTCGAAGGGCGAGTGGAAACGCTTCGACAACGGCTCGCCGCTCCTCGCGGAGGGCGGCGGCCAGATCGGCGTTGACAACGTCGTGATCGAGCAGCACACGATCAACAACTCCCGCACGATCGTCGACGTCGGCGGCAACCCGTCGATCGAGATCAAGGACCAGACCGGTAAGGGCTCCGCCGTGCTGCTGCGCGACGGCAAGGCGATCCACGGCCGCTGGATCCGCAAGAGGCTGAAGGCGCCGGTGCGGTTCGTCACCACCCGAGGGGACACGATGGTGTTCGCGCCCGGGACGATCTGGGTCGAGCTCGTGCCCGACCGCAAGGGAGAGATCAAAGGGTCTTTCTCGCTGAAGTAG